In Stomoxys calcitrans chromosome 2, idStoCalc2.1, whole genome shotgun sequence, the following proteins share a genomic window:
- the LOC106089842 gene encoding E3 ubiquitin-protein ligase TRIP12 isoform X4, with translation MAESVSTHSLSAVTEGHDGSIALASTKTRTTTTAIAITDTPTTTPINKAKSKRGSRQQEKKSQQKTPQLQQRESFSNPKSSNVASLQSSSCHSSNSQHNNLVVVDKRSHSKSRSSTHQDSQNLSTHNSRSVKQDDDQSPSLLLNKNNSSHCSKRKANKRASSRNSTFNASTSSAAAYSPASPITPPPTNRVEHKRHYGEKPTSSASSEHPTDLSSPLKKRRYNNHNSNNSSLQDIASTPLSTTSGNSSATSRYSTPREQRGGDCVAQRTRSKTVSPEEPSTSSSGGGISINHSHYRGRSSSYTKAKASIQQSSCVDTNKTTPQRSRCSSITATNTASKTKSNTNNCSSSSSNNNTNTSTSSKSNLLNYYRKTRKVSHSRLTTTTTKKRAPQTAATSYTNEGESQASLGATATGHLNTFAFADVSSDNNSDSSERTVQKQEQQQSAVVASQQEPSEQTKTNANAAAAAAATSFGGSGEKYKFKSSIGSSRHKRRNYRNRNNKSSSINTTATTTSSSFSTRNNSKHLTECGSSGDKKQKQQQQNNNKNVLSIVGNKAKLNLKATPSSTRAGSLPPQQQLPAPPSSSSSTTLARGGAAANATEGIAATTNSSTASEQQQQVTSPTSLHLDKISKYRKNLRKYQTFLNNLTNELNNSQDNITESSAVGDSLQQESTTSNNASNATNSTSSVYIDKALLLLTDIESAGDDTEEVIEGEGDDEEEAEAEERLEDDYNNVVAGDEDDVIEEEEEVDDEEIELFDDDDDEEEDEDDDEDIEDEEDIDDEEIEEEEEDIADEIEDSVAAFGASLNVSNALGGTTSSATNNSATATAANAANTNATATANSGGGVNNTTTTTSSSNNANSNSHGDSESDDSEVGRLQALLEARGLPPHLFGALGPRMTHILHRTIGNSSTSKAQQLLQGLQSHDESQQLQAAIEMCQMLVMGNEDTLAGFPIKQVVPALITLLRMEHNFDIMNNACRALAYMLEALPRSSGTVVDAVPVFLEKLQVIQCMDVAEQSLTALEILSRRHNKAILQANGVSACLTYLDFFSINAQRAALAITANCCLNLHNEEFHFVSESLPLLARLLAQQDKKCVESVCSAFCRLVESFQHDPKRLQEIASKELLKNCQQLLVVTPALLNSGTFTAVVRMLSLMCGNCPDLAISLLKSDIASTLLYLLTGNADPLPKSASTHVDLISRSPSELYEITCLIGELMPRLPTDGIFVVDALLDRPTINTQDQVQWQWRDDRGTWHNYSAIDSRMIEAAHLNSEDEFSLSTLGRTYTVDFHSMQQINEDTGTTRPVQRKINPNYRPPPNIATTSSAGQDLSASAVASAISALSTTVAATATGGSTTVVASAPPSSSQKRRASVDARIACLKEERGLAAEFIKNLFNVLYEVYSSSAGPNVRYKCLRALLRMVYYASSELLSEVLKYQLVSSHIAGMLGSNDLRIVVGALQMAEILMQKLPDIFGTHFRREGVIYQITQLTDPNHPICSNPSPKPLATNMSASGSQSAPASASSLQVNPFFMDNVVPLQGSTSASGTPNTSKPHHQHPYTMKTFSHAMNALTAAAAQQGTPAGGVGSSSGSSQKLPGSMAMNINTSGATAVQHTPGEVQYHYSSSAPAPHTHLATHQQQQSYFVYTTAQQQAQPPLPPPGTEYVAYNQLPPPPPPTMHYTQPPPPVAVTTQQQQYQTMASSSTAGHSVNQVASSSTPPSTSSSSALQHKMSDMLKRKVPPKRKSQSTSRSKSRQEDQSSNTAHASNAASTSSAVHELLTRATSLGGTSGSSSNAGRNTPSTSTKVRFSGGHHGSSTSGSQSSSSKTSSFLASLNPARWGRQGSHHSSSSANSGFTKDSSASSSSTSSHHSHSNAGSSAGHSMTGCSSSLAAQNISKSISQANLIAAGNREKARQWIREQAISFIKRYASQESKSNSSAEGGSASTNVLQRLSSVISKLSGSFPDILEALLELKTILLESDISPFEVNHSGLIKAMLNFMTSEEGLVDRDARLRVFMHVFAGLPLEPMVKVGLLPHIDPSAFSAFVAKLNACVTQLEQFPVKVHDFPAGPGGGRSNTSALKFFNTHQLKCNLQRHPDCNNLRQWKGGTVKIDPLAMVQAIERYLVVRGYGGIRGDSDEDSEEDMDDNVAAVVMSQSSFKHKLQFLIGEHPLPYNMTVYQAVKQFSPLVNDQSETDTDTETPLGNASIWVQQHTIYYRPVEEEPIAGSSSVNINSKSNVAGAGTSAASQNGAMASSSGTQGASGSSSSKKSSKSSSKLLRKKTELWHEGIAPSVISALKPFLTNTLPSDVVTSVQDASLDALCMLRVINALNRHWDHLYGCVVRQPVIQQSEFVHPKITAKANRQLQDPLVIMTGNLPQWLPQIGMACPFLFPFETRHLLFYATSFDRDRALQRLLDTTPDLNSAESSERVAPRLDRRKRAISRQEVLKQAEHLIQDFGHSKALLEIQYENEVGTGLGPTLEFYALVSAELQRSDLGLWNGSDSYKQNSANIVDVVKSTSATLHIEESQDTNTQTSDTATTQTTPSPTSASARSSSRNNRDSLGVATRSSLVATNNSINNQQQQQSPQAGDDALDMLIEQQVDVDQHQQQQQQQQQVGDLSMPLLDNPIAVTTVTTATTPTIQLSTTPPPVTYVNTVHGLFPLPLGKSSKLPHVSKVKSKFKFLGKFMAKAVMDSRMLDLPFSIPFYRWILNEEHSVGLADLSRVAPEVQQTLARLQDVVHQRDMILADTSLDAMEKTEKIESLDLDGCPIADLGLDFVLPGHANIELCRGGRDTPVTVHNLHQYISLVTYWFLVEGVQKQFEALKEGFDSVFPTHRLRMFYPEELENVFCGSVNGTYQRWDPKMLQESCRTDHGFNQDSQAIQFLYDILSTYTRDEQRAFLQFVTGSPRLPTGGFKALTPPLTIVRKTLDTNQNPNEYLPSVMTCVNYLKLPDYSSREVMRQKLKVAANEGSMSFHLS, from the exons CCTCTGCATCATCTGAGCATCCCACGGATTTATCGTCACCCCTAAAGAAACGTCGCTATAATAATCATAACAGCAACAATAGCAGTTTACAGGACATTGCATCGACTCCACTTTCAACGACCAGCGGCAATAGCAGTGCCACCAGCAGATATTCTACGCCaagggagcaacgtggtggcgaTTGTGTAGCACAAAGAACTCGTTCGAAAACTGTCTCTCCCGAAGAGCCATCGACAAGCAGCAGTGGTGGTGGAATCAGTATAAACCACAGTCATTATCGCGGACGCTCTTCGTCATACACAAAGGCAAAAGCGTCAATCCAACAGTCGTCGTGTGTAgatacaaacaaaacaacaccACAGCGTAGCCGCTGTAGTAGTATAACAGCAACAAATACAGcatcaaaaacaaaatcaaataccAATAACTGTAGTAGTAGCAGCAGCAataacaacaccaacaccagCACCAGCAGTAAGAGcaatttattgaattattatCGTAAAACTCGCAAAGTCAGTCATAGTCGtttgacgacaacaacaaccaagaAGAGAGCTCCACAAACTGCAGCGACTTCTTACACAAACGAGGGAGAGAGTCAAGCCTCATTGGGCGCAACAGCTACTGgccacttaaatacctttgcaTTTGCTGACGTGAGTTCAGACAACAATAGCGACAGTAGTGAGAGAACAGTCCAAAAACAAGAGCAACAACAATCAGCTGTAGTAGCTTCGCAGCAAGAACCGAGcgagcaaacaaaaacaaacgccaacgctgctgctgctgcagccgCCACTAGCTTTGGTGGGTCTGGtgaaaaatacaaattcaaGTCGTCCATTGGATCGTCAAGACACAAACGGCGGAATTATCGGAATCGCAATAATAAGAGTTCTTCTATaaacacaacagcaacaacaacatcgtcGTCATTCTCGACGCGTAATAATTCAAAACATTTAACTGAATGTGGCAGCAGTGGTGATaagaaacaaaaacagcaacagcaaaacaacaacaaaaacgtcTTATCAATTGTGGGAAACAAagctaaattaaatttaaaagctACTCCATCATCGACAAGAGCAGGTTCATTACCACCACAGCAACAACTACCAGCACCACCATCCTCATCATCGTCCACAACATTAGCaagaggaggtgcagcagcaaACGCCACAGAAGGTATTGCCGCAACAACAAATTCGTCTACAGCCTCGGAGCAACAGCAACAAGTAACATCGCCCACCTCACTTCACCTCGATAAAATATCGAAatatcgtaaaaatttaagaaaatatcaGACATTCTTAAACAACCTCACCAACGAATTAAATAACTCGCAGGATAATATCACCGAATCGTCGGCTGTAGGTGACAGTTTACAACAGGAATCTACGACTAGCAATAACGCAAGCAACGCCACAAACTCAACCTCTTCAGTATATATTGATAAGGCTCTACTCCTTTTAACTGATATCGAATCGGCCGGGGACGACACCGAAGAAGTTATCGAAGGGGAAGGCGACGACGAGGAGGAGGCCGAGGCCGAAGAGAGGCTTGAAGACGATTACAATAACGTTGTTGCGGGAGACGAAGACGACGTTattgaggaagaagaagaagtcgACGACGAAGAAATTGAACTtttcgacgacgacgacgacgaggaGGAAGACGAGGACGACGACGAAGACATCGAAGACGAGGAGGATATCGACGACGAAGAAATCGAAGAAGAGGAAGAAGATATTGCCGACGAAATAGAAGATTCTGTTGCCGCTTTTGGAG CATCGTTAAACGTAAGCAACGCCTTGGGCGGCACAACGTCTTCAGCTACCAACAACTCCGCTACTGCAACCGCTGCCAACGCCGCTAACACCAACGCAACGGCAACGGCCAATAGCGGAGGTGGTGTGAAcaatacaacaaccacaacgtCATCCTCCAATAATGCCAATAGCAATTCGCATGGCGATTCCGAGAGCGATGACAGTGAGGTGGGACGCCTGCAGGCTCTGCtggaggccagaggactgccaccACACCTGTTTGGAGCATTGGGACCACGCATGACACACATTCTGCATAGGACTATTGGCAACAGCAGCACATCCAAGGCCCAACAATTGCTGCAGGGTCTGCAATCGCACGATGAGAGTCAACAATTGCAGGCGGCTATCGAAATGTGTCAAATGTTGGTCATGGGCAATGAGGATACCCTGGCCGGTTTCCCCATAAAGCAGGTTGTGCCCGCCCTGATCACTCTGCTACGTATGGAGCACAACTTCGATATCATGAATAACGCTTGTCGAGCCTTAGCCTATATGCTGGAGGCATTACCACGCTCCTCGGGCACCGTGGTTGATGCTGTGCCtgtgtttttggaaaaacttcAGGTCATACAGTGCATGGATGTGGCGGAGCAAAGCTTGACAGCCTTGGAGATATTGTCCAGGCGCCACAACAAAGCCATTCTGCAAGCCAATGGAGTCTCGGCCTGTCTAACATACTTGGACTTCTTTTCAATAAACGCCCAGAGAGCTGCCTTAGCCATAACAGCCAATTGTTGTTTGAACTTGCACAACGAAGAGTTCCATTTTGTTTCCGAGAGTTTGCCGCTATTGGCTCGCCTACTCGCGCAACAGGACAAGAAATGTGTGGAGAGTGTATGCTCTGCCTTCTGCCGCTTGGTGGAGAGCTTTCAACATGATCCCAAACGACTGCAGGAGATTGCGAGCAAAGAACTGCTCAAAAATTGCCAACAATTATTGGTGGTTACTCCAGCGTTGCTAAATTCTGGTACGTTCACAGCAGTGGTGCGAATGTTGAGTCTGATGTGTGGTAATTGCCCTGATTTGGCCATTTCTTTGTTGAAAAGTGATATTGCCTCCACTCTGCTGTATCTTCTGACTGGAAATGCAGATCCCTTGCCTAAATCAGCCTCTACGCATGTTGATCTTATCTCTCGTTCACCTTCAGAGTTGTATGAAATCACCTGCTTGATCGGTGAGCTGATGCCTCGCCTGCCTACAGATGGTATTTTTGTTGTAGACGCTCTGTTGGATAGGCCAACCATAAATACCCAAGACCAAGTACAGTGGCAATGGCGCGATGATCGTGGCACATGGCACAACTATTCTGCCATTGATTCTCGCATGATAGAGGCAGCCCATTTGAATTCTGAAGATGAATTTAGCTTGAGCACTTTGGGACGCACATATACTGTAGATTTTCATTCAATGCAACAGATAAACGAGGACACTGGCACCACCAGACCCGTTCAAAGAAAAATCAATCCCAACTATAGACCACCACCAAATATTGCTACGACTTCGTCTGCGGGACAAGACCTTTCAGCATCGGCCGTAGCTTCGGCTATATCTGCGCTAAGTACTACTGTCGCGGCCACAGCAACAGGTGGTTCCACCACCGTGGTGGCCTCAGCACCTCCTTCGTCCTCTCAAAAGAGGCGAGCTTCGGTCGACGCACGCATAGCTTGTTTGAAGGAGGAACGTGGCCTGGCAGCAGAATTCATTAAGAATTTGTTTAATGTTTTATATGAAGTGTACAGTTCGTCAGCTGGTCCCAATGTACGTTATAAATGCCTCAGGGCCCTGCTGCGAATGGTTTACTATGCCTCCTCGGAATTGCTGAGCGAAGTTTTGAAATATCAATTGGTTTCCAGTCACATTGCTGGTATGTTGGGAAGCAATGACTTGCGTATAGTTGTGGGTGCCCTGCAAATGGCCGAGATACTTATGCAAAAGTTGCCGGATATATTCGGTACTCACTTCCGAAGGGAAGGTGTTATATATCAAATTACACAACTGACCGATCCTAATCATCCGATTTGTTCGAATCCGTCACCCAAACCGTTGGCCACCAATATGTCGGCCAGTGGATCGCAAAGTGCACCAGCCTCCGCCTCCAGTTTACAGGTAAATCCATTTTTCATGGACAACGTGGTGCCACTTCAAGGAAGTACTTCGGCTTCGGGCACTCCGAACACTTCGAAGCCCCATCACCAACATCCCTATACAATGAAAACGTTTTCACACGCTATGAACGCACTAACGGCTGCAGCAGCACAACAAGGTACGCCAGCTGGTGGTGTGGGATCTTCTTCTGGATCTTCTCAGAAGTTACCAGGTTCGATGGCTATGAACATTAATACCAGTGGCGCCACAGCAGTTCAACACACACCGGGAGAGGTTCAGTACCACTATAGCTCCTCGGCGCCTGCTCCCCATACTCATTTGGCAACTCATCAGCAACAGCAGAGCTATTTCGTCTATACTACAGCTCAACAGCAAGCTCAACCACCTTTGCCACCGCCGGGAACTGAATATGTGGCCTACAATCAATtacctccaccaccaccacctacgATGCACTACACGCAGCCACCACCACCAGTAGCTGTTACgacacagcagcagcagtacCAGACAATGGCCTCGTCCTCCACGGCAGGGCATTCAGTTAATCAAGTAGCATCTTCGTCAACTCCGCCTTCAACGTCATCTTCATCTGCTCTACAGCATAAAATGAGTGATATGTTAAAACGAAAAGTCCCACCGAAAAGAAAATCACAATCGACAAGTAGGTCGAAATCTCGTCAGGAAGATCAATCATCAAATACAGCCCATGCGTCCAATGCAGCTAGCACATCATCTGCTGTACACGAGCTACTAACGCGAGCGACTAGTTTGGGCGGCACATCAGGTAGTTCATCCAACGCTGGTCGCAATACGCCCAGCACTTCAACCAAAGTCCGATTCAGCGGCGGTCATCATGGCTCGTCAACGTCCGGTTCACAGTCGTCATCGTCGAAGACATCCTCCTTTTTGGCTTCGCTCAACCCAGCTCGTTGGGGACGTCAAGGATCTCATCATAGCAGTTCAAGCGCTAACTCAGGTTTTACCAAAGATTCATCAGCCAGCAGCAGTAGTACAAGTTCTCATCATAGCCATAGTAATGCCGGTTCAAGTGCTGGCCACTCAATGACCGGATGCTCGTCATCGTTGGCTGCCCAAAACATAAGCAAGAGTATATCGCAGGCCAATCTGATCGCAGCTGGGAATCGCGAAAAAGCCCGCCAATGGATACGTGAACAAGCCATATCGTTTATCAAACGCTATGCCTCGCAAGAATCTAAATCAAACTCGAGCGCCGAAGGGGGCTCAGCCTCTACGAATGTCTTGCAACGTTTGTCGTCGGTTATATCGAAGCTTAGCGGAAGTTTTCCCGACATATTGGAAGCTTTGCTCGAGCTTAAGACTATCCTGTTGGAAAGCGATATATCACCCTTTGAGGTCAACCATTCGGGTCTGATAAAGGCAATGTTGAATTTCATGACATCCGAAGAAGGTCTGGTGGATCGAGATGCTAGACTCCGTGTGTTTATGCACGTATTTGCCGGTTTGCCTTTGGAGCCCATGGTCAAGGTGGGTCTTCTGCCCCACATTGACCCCTCAGCCTTCTCCGCCTTTGTGGCAAAGCTGAATGCATGTGTTACACAACTCGAACAATTCCCCGTCAAAGTACATGACTTCCCCGCTGGACCCGGAGGTGGTCGCTCCAATACGAGCGCTTTGAAATTCTTTAATACACATCAATTGAAA TGTAACTTACAACGTCATCCCGACTGCAACAATCTACGGCAATGGAAAGGAGGAACCGTGAAAATTGATCCTCTTGCTATGGTCCAGGCAATTGAACGTTATCTGGTTGTACGAGGCTATGGCGGTATACGCGGGGATTCCGATGAAGATTCCGAGGAGGATATGGACGATAATGTAGCTGCTGTGGTCATGTCGCAGAGTAGTTTCAAAcacaaattgcaatttttgattGGAGAACATCCGTTACCGTACAACATGACCGTTTATCAGGCGGTTAAACAATTCTCGCCATTGGTGAATGATCAATCGGAAACGGATACAGATACGGAGACACCTTTAG GTAATGCAAGCATTTGGGTGCAACAACACACCATCTACTATCGACCTGTTGAAGAAGAACCCATAGCGGGATCATCCAGCGTGAACATAAACAGCAAATCCAATGTTGCTGGAGCGGGAACATCCGCCGCATCTCAAAACGGTGCAATGGCCTCGTCAAGCGGCACTCAGGGAGCATCCGGATCGTCCTCCAGCAAAAAGAGCAGTAAATCCTCATCGAAGCTATTGCGGAAGAAGACCGAACTCTGGCACGAAGGCATTGCCCCCAGTGTTATATCAGCTCTCAAACCATTCCTCACGAATACACTGCCTTCCGATGTGGTAACTAGCGTACAGGACGCATCACTGGACGCCCTTTGTATGCTACGCGTAATCAATGCCTTGAATCGCCATTGGGATCATTTATATGGCTGTGTGGTACGACAACCGGTTATTCAGCAATCAGAATTTGTTCATCCAAAAATAACGGCCAAGGCAAATCGCCAACTGCAGGATCCATTGGTCATTATGACGGGCAATTTGCCACAATGGCTGCCTCAAATAGGCATGGCATGCCCATTTTTATTCCCCTTCGAGACCAGACACTTGTTGTTCTATGCCACCAGTTTTGATCGCGATCGCGCTTTGCAGCGTCTATTGGATACTACACCTGATTTGAATTCCGCTGAGTCGTCGGAGCGTGTAGCACCACGGCTGGATCGCCGTAAACGGGCCATCtccaggcaggaggtactaaagCAAGCTGAACATTTGATACAAGATTTTGGACATTCGAAGGCCTTGCTGGAGATACAATATGAAAATGAG GTCGGCACTGGCTTGGGTCCCACATTGGAGTTTTATGCTTTGGTCTCGGCTGAATTACAACGCAGCGATTTGGGCCTGTGGAATGGTAGCGATAGTTATAAACAGAACTCAGCCAACATTGTAGATGTTGTCAAATCCACAAGTGCCACTTTACACATTGAAGAATCACAGGACACAAATACTCAGACCAGTGATACGGCAACAACCCAAACTACACCCAGCCCCACTTCAGCCTCAGCACGCAGTTCGAGTCGAAATAATCGTGACAGTCTTGGAGTTGCTACCCGCAGCAGTTTAGTTGCCACAAATAATTCCATTAATaatcaacaacagcagcagtcaCCACAAGCTGGAGACGATGCTCTGGACATGTTAATCGAGCAACAGGTAGATGTAGATcaacatcaacagcagcagcagcaacaacagcaagttGGTGATCTGTCAATGCCTCTATTGGATAACCCCATTGCTGTAACGACTGTCACAACCGCCACCACACCTACGATACAACTGAGCACCACACCACCACCGGTAACCTATGTAAATACGGTCCACGGTTTGTTCCCATTGCCATTGGGAAAATCTTCAAAGTTGCCCCACGTGTCGAAAGTaaaatcaaaattcaaattcttGGGCAAATTTATGGCCAAGGCTGTCATGGATAGCAGAATG CTGGATTTACCTTTCTCTATACCATTCTACCGTTGGATTCTAAATGAAGAGCATTCGGTGGGTTTGGCAGACCTGTCGCGTGTTGCTCCAGAGGTGCAACAGACTTTGGCACGTTTACAAGATGTTGTACATCAACGTGATATGATTTTGGCCGATACTAGTTTAGATGCTATGGAAAAGACTGAAAAG attgAATCACTGGATTTAGATGGTTGCCCCATAGCAGATTTAGGTTTAGATTTCGTTTTGCCGGGTCATGCCAATATTGAATTGTGTCGTGGCGGTCGTGATACTCCAGTAACTGTACATAATTTACATCAATATATTAGCTTAGTTACATATTGGTTCCTCGTTGAAGGTGTACAGAAACAATTTGAGGCATTGAAGGAAG GTTTTGATTCCGTATTTCCCACACATCGATTACGCATGTTCTATCCCGAAGAATTGGAGAATGTATTCTGCGGTAGTGTAAATGGCACTTACCAACGCTGGGATCCCAAGATGTTACAAGAAAGCTGTCGCACCGATCATGGTTTCAACCAGGACTCTCAAGCCATACAATTCCTCTATGACATACTCTCCACGTACACGCGCGACGAGCAACGTGCATTTTTACAATTTGTCACGGGTTCGCCACGCCTACCCACTGGCGGTTTTAAGGCCTTGACACCGCCCCTAACTATAGTACGTAAGACCTTAGATACGAATCAAAATCCCAACGAGTATTTGCCCTCAGTAATGACATGTGTAAATTATCTTAAACTACCCGACTACTCGAGTCGAGAGGTGATGCGTCAAAAACTGAAGGTGGCCGCCAATGAGGGCAGCATGTCGTTCCATTTGTCTTAA